Proteins encoded by one window of Cellvibrio sp. KY-GH-1:
- a CDS encoding SapC family protein — protein MSGTFLGGSFLVNRRKTGNRMKDFQPLNAAQHNALGYVEKFGADYGHQVGAMVILPNEFAKAQREYPILFRKDAETGRFLPVVLLGFEEHENLFLNESSAWSARYIPLAVRQGPFLIGLQQQEGEQRLAIYADLNDSRIQQNAGAALFNADGSASDTLNKIRDVLSSSHTGSESLEAMVDAFLKYDLLERVMLEIDLSSGTTVKFDAGYTVHLEKLMALESAAVVELHKSGFLSLAYNVADSVNNIQGLIDIKNAKMK, from the coding sequence ATGAGCGGCACTTTTTTAGGTGGTTCCTTTTTAGTTAATAGAAGAAAAACGGGCAATAGAATGAAAGATTTTCAACCGCTAAACGCTGCACAGCATAATGCTCTTGGGTATGTGGAAAAATTCGGTGCTGACTATGGTCACCAGGTAGGTGCGATGGTGATATTGCCCAATGAGTTTGCCAAGGCTCAGCGAGAATACCCGATTCTATTTCGCAAAGACGCTGAGACGGGTCGTTTTTTACCGGTAGTTTTACTGGGATTTGAGGAGCATGAAAATCTCTTCCTTAACGAGAGTTCGGCTTGGAGTGCTCGTTATATTCCACTCGCCGTGAGGCAGGGTCCGTTTCTGATTGGTCTCCAGCAACAAGAGGGGGAGCAGCGCCTGGCAATTTATGCGGATCTCAATGATTCAAGAATTCAGCAAAATGCAGGGGCCGCCCTGTTTAATGCAGATGGTAGCGCTTCCGACACGCTCAATAAAATAAGAGATGTATTGTCATCGAGTCATACAGGTTCAGAGTCGCTTGAAGCGATGGTTGACGCCTTTTTAAAATACGATCTGCTTGAGCGGGTTATGCTGGAAATTGATTTATCGAGTGGTACTACCGTTAAGTTCGATGCCGGATATACCGTGCATCTTGAAAAATTAATGGCATTGGAAAGTGCTGCTGTGGTGGAGCTACACAAATCGGGTTTCTTATCGCTTGCGTACAATGTTGCTGACTCTGTAAATAACATTCAGGGTTTGATTGATATCAAAAATGCAAAAATGAAGTAA
- a CDS encoding TonB-dependent receptor — translation MQNPMTFKKKVIATTVASVMAAGFSSVAFAQEDGSVEEVMVTGIRASLTRAVDVKRNSPGVVDAISSEDLGKMPDSNLAESLQRITGISIDRTDGEGSKLTSRGFGPAYNLVTLNGRQLSSASIGEGGGVDSTRSFDMSNIASESVNGVQVYKTGKASVPTGGIGATVNLSTAKPFDYDGFKATIGGKALYDESNDVGDDVTPELSGFASWSNDMFGASLSLAHQERDSGRSGYANSGWGDKLQRYAGGDIFNSGYTPGAVVVNEPTKATPNVPGTGDLATRLQEANFFHTDTTRERDNALLTLQFRPTEALTATLDVLSVKTKVESQQAIYSLWFSDGAWPTNAVQWDDSSISKSPLYVWQANPTGAPRDIALKNSLRSAENKLDDVGFNLAYQASDELSFALDVHKAESSATPYAAPGSNVTLGIGVNTLLAQGLDMSGDLPLIASVVQNGEIKKSDVGSTISQLVNARAWQDVEEAKVSGKYEFSESGSINFGLSSLQTESIQKQSDIGNATMRGGWSVMAPGDINPDWFELINFNDYFDGYNSNLSAGAKDLFTKAGNNGSKATSNITGVRVTNFNAVAEAMFADSPDKIPYAANKTDSTDRKIVEDVQAAYVETNLTGNLGGMEVDVSAGLRYETTDVESYSRVSPRKITWTSDRDFNNEAIGAAGSLPYTVSKYDYTNVLPNLDLTFHISDDLIARASSSKTISRANYNDLQMGAAGNAPRGGPLLAGGSLGTSSDGNVKLKPIESNNIDFSVEYYFNDTDYVSIGFFDKRVPNFIGTEESNVTYAGTLDPSNGPRARAAAAALTAAGIAVNERNLFEQVARMNGTDNGCINTKAAQLCGAGGLASGTEAGYQLYKDGVDIVAVAGDPGVTNITSMPTNSKDAVLNGWEFAGQHFFGDSGFGIQANYTVVNGSISYDLYAEPGSATQFALTGLSDSANLIGIYENDQWQARIAYNWRDKFLSSANVGGGEPEFTDDYGQVDFNVGYKVTEDLTVSFEGTNVLAEDKKTYGRTQNQVRYIDILEARYALSARYNF, via the coding sequence ATGCAAAACCCAATGACATTTAAAAAGAAAGTGATTGCTACCACTGTTGCATCGGTCATGGCAGCAGGTTTCAGTAGCGTCGCATTTGCACAGGAAGATGGTTCAGTAGAAGAAGTAATGGTGACTGGTATTCGCGCGTCGTTGACTCGTGCGGTGGATGTCAAACGTAACTCACCAGGCGTTGTTGATGCGATTTCTTCAGAAGACCTCGGTAAAATGCCGGATTCTAACCTGGCTGAATCATTACAGCGTATCACCGGTATTTCGATTGATCGTACTGACGGTGAAGGATCTAAGCTCACTTCACGTGGTTTCGGTCCAGCTTACAACTTGGTAACCCTGAACGGACGTCAATTGTCATCAGCGTCTATCGGTGAAGGTGGTGGCGTTGATAGCACCCGTTCATTTGATATGAGCAACATTGCTTCTGAGTCAGTGAATGGTGTTCAGGTTTATAAAACCGGTAAGGCAAGCGTTCCTACCGGTGGTATTGGTGCAACGGTGAACCTCTCAACCGCTAAACCATTTGATTACGATGGCTTCAAAGCCACTATTGGTGGAAAGGCGCTGTACGACGAATCTAACGACGTTGGCGATGACGTTACACCAGAGCTGTCTGGTTTTGCCAGCTGGTCAAATGATATGTTCGGTGCGTCCTTGTCGCTGGCTCACCAAGAGCGTGACAGCGGTCGTTCGGGTTATGCGAACAGTGGTTGGGGTGATAAGTTACAGCGCTACGCCGGCGGCGACATTTTTAACAGTGGTTATACTCCCGGTGCTGTTGTTGTTAACGAGCCAACCAAGGCGACGCCTAACGTACCTGGCACAGGCGACTTGGCGACGCGTCTTCAAGAAGCGAACTTTTTTCACACGGATACAACACGTGAGCGTGATAACGCCTTGTTGACCTTGCAATTCCGTCCAACTGAAGCCCTTACCGCCACACTGGATGTTCTGAGTGTAAAAACCAAAGTGGAATCGCAACAAGCGATTTACTCCTTGTGGTTCTCTGATGGTGCATGGCCAACGAATGCTGTGCAGTGGGATGACAGCTCAATCAGTAAATCACCGCTGTATGTGTGGCAGGCGAACCCAACTGGCGCGCCGCGCGATATCGCGCTGAAAAACTCCTTGCGTTCAGCTGAAAACAAATTGGATGACGTAGGTTTTAACTTGGCCTATCAAGCAAGTGATGAATTGAGTTTTGCGCTCGATGTTCACAAGGCTGAATCCAGTGCAACTCCTTATGCGGCACCCGGCTCAAACGTGACCTTGGGTATCGGTGTAAATACCTTGTTGGCTCAAGGTTTGGATATGAGCGGTGATCTGCCTTTGATTGCCAGCGTTGTACAAAACGGTGAGATCAAGAAAAGTGATGTGGGCTCCACCATTAGCCAGTTGGTTAACGCTCGCGCCTGGCAAGATGTTGAAGAAGCCAAGGTTTCCGGTAAGTACGAGTTTTCTGAGTCGGGTTCCATCAACTTTGGTCTGAGCTCACTGCAAACCGAATCGATTCAAAAGCAATCCGACATTGGTAATGCCACCATGAGAGGCGGATGGAGCGTTATGGCTCCGGGTGATATTAACCCTGACTGGTTCGAGTTAATTAACTTCAATGATTATTTTGATGGCTATAACTCTAACTTGTCAGCTGGCGCCAAAGATCTGTTCACCAAAGCGGGCAACAACGGCAGCAAAGCAACATCCAATATTACCGGTGTGCGCGTGACCAACTTCAATGCGGTGGCTGAGGCAATGTTTGCTGATTCACCGGATAAAATTCCTTACGCCGCTAACAAAACTGACAGTACAGACCGTAAGATTGTTGAAGATGTTCAGGCCGCTTACGTTGAAACTAACCTCACCGGTAACCTGGGTGGAATGGAAGTGGATGTATCGGCAGGTCTTCGCTACGAAACTACCGATGTAGAGTCCTACTCACGTGTTTCTCCAAGAAAAATCACCTGGACATCCGATAGAGACTTCAACAATGAGGCGATCGGTGCCGCTGGCTCGCTGCCTTACACCGTTAGCAAATACGATTACACCAATGTGCTGCCTAATTTGGACTTAACTTTCCATATTAGTGATGATTTGATTGCACGTGCATCCAGCAGTAAAACGATTTCCCGTGCAAACTACAACGATCTGCAAATGGGTGCGGCCGGTAATGCGCCAAGAGGTGGTCCATTGTTAGCTGGTGGTTCGCTGGGTACCAGCAGTGACGGTAACGTTAAGCTGAAACCTATTGAATCCAACAACATCGACTTCTCGGTTGAGTATTACTTCAACGATACCGATTATGTGTCTATTGGTTTCTTCGACAAGCGCGTACCTAACTTCATTGGTACCGAAGAAAGTAACGTGACTTACGCTGGCACCCTGGATCCAAGTAATGGTCCGCGCGCGCGCGCAGCGGCAGCTGCATTGACTGCTGCTGGTATTGCAGTGAATGAGCGTAACCTGTTCGAGCAAGTTGCGAGAATGAATGGTACTGATAATGGCTGTATCAATACCAAGGCCGCGCAATTGTGTGGTGCAGGAGGTCTCGCTTCTGGCACTGAGGCTGGTTACCAGTTGTATAAAGATGGTGTAGATATTGTGGCTGTCGCGGGTGACCCAGGCGTTACCAATATCACCTCCATGCCTACCAACTCGAAAGACGCTGTGTTGAACGGTTGGGAATTTGCAGGCCAGCACTTCTTCGGTGATAGTGGTTTTGGTATTCAAGCGAACTACACCGTTGTTAACGGCAGCATCAGCTACGACCTTTATGCAGAACCAGGCTCTGCGACGCAATTTGCGTTAACTGGCTTAAGTGATTCGGCAAACTTGATCGGTATCTATGAAAACGACCAATGGCAAGCGCGTATTGCGTACAACTGGCGCGATAAGTTCTTGAGCAGTGCGAACGTTGGTGGTGGTGAGCCTGAGTTTACCGATGACTATGGTCAGGTTGACTTCAACGTGGGTTACAAAGTTACTGAAGACTTAACCGTCTCGTTTGAAGGTACCAACGTGTTGGCTGAGGATAAGAAAACCTATGGCCGCACACAAAACCAAGTAAGATACATCGACATATTGGAAGCTCGTTATGCGCTGTCAGCGCGTTACAATTTCTAA